A stretch of the Rosa rugosa chromosome 5, drRosRugo1.1, whole genome shotgun sequence genome encodes the following:
- the LOC133709507 gene encoding putative disease resistance protein At1g50180 produces MAEAVVSFVVERLGDFIIQEGKFLYGVSDQVELAQTELQLMKGFLKDADARQGDNETVRICVAKIREAAYDLEDVIEIYALKVACKREGGIKSVLKRFGCMLKEGVDLHKIGAEIGVITTNISNLRSSLQTYNIRVLRESTEGVTSVYERQQQLRRTYSHIIDRDVVGLEESVRELAVHLVKSGDSHRVVSIWGMGGLGKTTLAKQVYHDSEVRQHFDSFAWVCISQRCQVRDVWEEILIKVSALQREEIAKMKDGEIAKKLYLVQQESKCLVVIDDIWSVGTWDTLKAAFPLCEETKSRILLTTRKEEVALHSDRNGFLFRPRPLNDDESWQLLEKIAISGRDEINSGISTGISTRKKDLGKKMLQYCAGLPLAITVLAGLLARKDTVDEWDMVYKNVHTYIGRGKGHEQECSGALWVLALSYDDLPYHLKPCFLYLGNFPEDSDIPVKKLTQLWMAEGFISASHETMEDAAYGYLTELVERCVVQIGEQGSVRKIKSCHLHDLMRDMCLEKAKEENFLQNVDFSHQNRTPVSSSMVTNATATVKVRRLAIYLNSNVDELVPLRHHKDSHLRSLLYFAPGIWNLKDEKLVRSLVKKFKLLRVLKLEGMLTSVELPNEIGNMVHLRFLSLWYSITRLPSSLGNLRCLQTLNLKLCNCQVVPNVIWKMEQLRHLYLPLYWTSHPKLRLSTLRNLQTLDYVSSLCSDLTDLSELRNLRKLGIRVTTSLEKLEEILKSISSTLDGIRSLYVFSWLGTNSGTEVTQIVLSCRHIYKLVLNGRTVELPNDRHDFPNLTKITLVHCDLKDNQMAVLEKLPNLKTLCLMEETFEYKNTKTLVFSSGGFPHLECLSLICIREAEDLKVEEGAMPSLCRLYIDRCRKLKTIPDGLRYVTSLKKLTVAMPRSFVSRLQVGGEDYYKIQHVPSVVLTSYD; encoded by the exons ATGGCTGAGGCGGTAGTTTCCTTTGTGGTTGAAAGGCTGGGAGACTTCATCATCCAAGAAGGgaagttcttgtatggagtcagCGATCAAGTTGAGCTTGCACAAACTGAGCTACAATTAATGAAGGGTTTCCTCAAAGATGCTGATGCAAGACAAGGAGATAATGAAACTGTTCGTATCTGCGTTGCAAAAATCAGAGAAGCTGCTTATGATTTGGAAGATGTCATTGAAATCTATGCCTTGAAAGTGGCTTGCAAGAGGGAGGGAGGTATTAAGAGTGTGCTGAAGAGGTTTGGTTGCATGTTGAAGGAAGGAGTTGATCTCCACAAGATTGGGGCGGAAATCGGAGTCATCACCACCAATATTTCTAATCTGAGGTCGAGTTTGCAAACTTACAACATTAGAGTACTAAGGGAGAGTACTGAAGGTGTCACTTCTGTGTATGAGAGGCAGCAGCAACTCAGACGAACTTATTCTCATATAATTGATCGTGATGTTGTTGGGTTGGAGGAGAGCGTGAGAGAATTGGCTGTGCATTTGGTTAAGAGTGGAGACAGCCACCGAGTTGTTTCTATTTGGGGGATGGGGGGGTTGGGGAAAACAACTCTTGCAAAACAGGTGTATCATGATAGTGAAGTTCGGCAGCACTTTGATTCTTTTGCTTGGGTGTGCATATCTCAACGATGTCAAGTAAGAGACGTTTGGGAAGAGATCTTGATTAAAGTTTCTGCCCTGCAAAGAGAGGAGATTGCAAAAATGAAGGATGGTGAAATAGCCAAGAAGCTTTATCTTGTGCAACAAGAGAGTAAATGTTTGGTAGTAATTGATGACATATGGAGTGTTGGGACATGGGACACTCTGAAAGCTGCATTTCCTTTGTGTGAGGAAACCAAGAGCAGAATATTACTCACCACTCGCAAGGAAGAAGTAGCTTTGCATTCAGATAGAAATGGTTTCCTCTTCCGGCCTCGACCACTAAATGATGATGAAAGCTGGCAACTGTTGGAGAAGATAGCAATATCTGGAAGAGATGAAATAA ATTCTGGAATCTCTACTGGAATCTCCACAAGGAAGAAAGATTTAGGAAAGAAGATGCTTCAGTACTGTGCAGGTTTGCCATTAGCCATCACTGTGCTTGCAGGACTTCTTGCAAGAAAGGACACAGTTGATGAGTGGGATATGGTGTATAAAAATGTTCATACATACATTGGAAGAGGCAAAGGCCACGAACAAGAATGCAGCGGTGCATTGTGGGTGTTGGCATTGAGTTATGATGACTTACCATATCACTTAAAACCATGCTTTCTGTATTTAGGTAATTTTCCTGAAGATTCTGATATACCAGTGAAAAAATTGACTCAATTATGGATGGCAGAAGGTTTTATATCTGCATCACATGAGACAATGGAGGATGCAGCATACGGCTATTTAACTGAGCTGGTAGAAAGATGTGTGGTACAAATTGGGGAACAGGGTTCAGTTAGAAAGATTAAATCTTGTCATCTGCATGATCTCATGCGAGACATGTGCTTAGAAAAGGCGAAAGAGGAGAACTTTCTCCAGAATGTCGATTTTTCACATCAAAACAGGACTCCTGTTTCTTCTTCCATGGTCACCAATGCTACAGCAACGGTTAAAGTTCGAAGACTTGCAATTTATCTGAATAGTAATGTTGATGAGTTGGTTCCATTGAGACACCACAAAGACAGCCACCTTCGGTCTCTATTGTACTTTGCCCCAGGAATTTGGAATCTCAAAGATGAGAAATTAGTAAGATCGTTGGTTAAGAAGTTCAAATTGCTTCGAGTTTTGAAGCTTGAAGGTATGCTAACATCAGTAGAACTGCCGAATGAGATTGGCAACATGGTCCACTTAAGATTTTTGAGTCTGTGGTATAGTATAACAAGGCTTCCATCGTCACTAGGTAATTTGAGATGTTTGCAAACTCTCAATTTAAAGTTATGTAACTGTCAGGTAGTTCCAAATGTGATTTGGAAGATGGAACAACTGAGGCATTTGTATTTACCCTTGTATTGGACCTCACATCCAAAATTGCGCCTGTCTACTCTTCGCAATTTGCAGACTTTAGATTATGTTTCAAGTCTCTGTTCTGACCTGACTGATCTCTCTGAGTTAAGAAACCTGAGGAAACTGGGGATACGAGTGACAACCAGCTTGGAAAAGTTGGAAGAAATTTTGAAATCTATAAGCAGCACACTTGATGGCATTCGATCTCTCTATGTTTTCAGTTGGCTTGGAACTAATAGTGGTACAGAGGTTACACAAATAGTGTTGAGTTGTCGTCATATATACAAGTTGGTTTTGAATGGGCGAACTGTAGAGTTGCCAAACGATCGTCATGACTTTCCAAACCTCACAAAGATAACATTGGTTCACTGTGATCTCAAGGACAACCAAATGGCTGTGCTAGAGAAGCTGCCAAACCTAAAAACTCTTTGCCTGATGGAGGAGACTTTCGAGTACAAGAATACAAAGACACTTGTTTTCTCCAGCGGTGGCTTTCCTCATCTTGAATGTCTTTCACTTATTTGCATACGAGAAGCAGAGGACCTGAAGGTGGAAGAAGGGGCCATGCCGAGTCTCTGCCGTTTGTACATAGACCGTTGCCGCAAATTGAAGACAATTCCAGATGGGCTGAGATATGTTACTAGCCTCAAGAAACTAACCGTAGCAATGCCTAGATCATTCGTTAGCAGGCTTCAAGTTGGAGGAGAGGATTACTATAAAATCCAGCACGTGCCTTCTGTTGTACTCACGAGTTATGACTAG